A window of the Gemmatirosa kalamazoonensis genome harbors these coding sequences:
- a CDS encoding N-acyl-D-amino-acid deacylase family protein, with translation MRRPLPLPSLVTLALLAACAPRATQPPVSAAAPGSYDVVIENGRIVDGTGAAWFYGDVGVVGDRIARIAPVGTLHGASARRRIDARGLVVAPGFIDIQSGSYGNFIGNGDGRSVGKITQGITTEIMGEGGTPAPLNPATRQAGNFALGSRGADSTSVFAGAHGFGAWLDAMERHGSSPNVGSFVGASTVRVYAKGEAQGTPTPAELDTMRVVTRRAMEDGAFGIGSALIYPPGNYATTGELIEMAKAMAPYGGIYITHMRSEGDQLLEAMDEAIRIGRDGGVPVEIYHLKAAGKRNWGKAAQAIAKIDSARRAGLDVQADMYAYTAGGTGLSACTPPWASENGKLLENLQNPTTRARIKAEMLSDQTAWENLCLLATPDNVLLLGLRQPQDMPFMGKRLGEVARALGKDWPDAVMDLLIAERQRIGTVYFLMSEENVRLQLQQPWMKFGTDAAGQDPDSSKGTLTHPRAYGNFPKIMGQYVRDEHVIPLEDAVRKATSAVATRLSLEQRGIVREGFYADLVVFDPARIAEHATYENPHQLSTGVPWVLVNGVPVVADGRATGAKPGRVLRGRGWREGH, from the coding sequence ATGCGCCGACCACTCCCGCTCCCATCGCTCGTCACGCTCGCGCTGCTCGCGGCGTGCGCACCACGTGCCACCCAGCCACCGGTCTCCGCCGCCGCGCCCGGGTCGTACGACGTCGTGATCGAGAACGGACGCATCGTCGACGGGACCGGCGCGGCGTGGTTCTACGGCGACGTCGGCGTCGTCGGCGACCGCATCGCGCGCATCGCGCCCGTCGGCACGCTGCACGGCGCGTCCGCGCGCCGCCGCATCGACGCGCGCGGGCTCGTCGTGGCGCCCGGCTTCATCGACATCCAGAGCGGCTCGTACGGCAACTTCATCGGGAACGGCGACGGCCGCTCGGTGGGAAAGATCACGCAGGGGATCACGACGGAGATCATGGGCGAGGGCGGCACCCCCGCGCCGCTCAACCCCGCGACGCGACAGGCGGGCAACTTCGCGCTCGGCAGCCGCGGCGCCGACTCGACGAGCGTGTTCGCCGGCGCGCACGGCTTCGGCGCGTGGCTCGACGCGATGGAGCGACACGGCTCGTCGCCGAACGTCGGCTCGTTCGTCGGCGCGTCGACGGTGCGCGTGTACGCGAAGGGCGAGGCGCAGGGCACGCCGACGCCCGCGGAGCTCGACACCATGCGCGTGGTCACGCGTCGCGCGATGGAGGACGGCGCGTTCGGCATCGGGTCGGCGCTCATCTACCCGCCGGGGAACTACGCGACCACCGGTGAGCTGATCGAGATGGCGAAGGCGATGGCGCCGTACGGCGGCATCTACATCACGCACATGCGCTCCGAGGGCGACCAGCTGCTCGAGGCGATGGACGAGGCGATCCGCATCGGCCGCGACGGCGGCGTGCCCGTCGAGATCTACCACCTCAAGGCGGCGGGCAAGCGCAACTGGGGCAAGGCCGCGCAGGCGATCGCGAAGATCGACTCCGCGCGCCGCGCGGGGCTCGACGTGCAGGCGGACATGTACGCGTATACGGCCGGCGGCACGGGGCTCTCCGCGTGCACGCCGCCGTGGGCGTCGGAGAACGGGAAGCTGCTCGAGAACCTGCAGAATCCCACGACGCGCGCACGCATCAAGGCCGAGATGTTGAGCGATCAGACGGCGTGGGAGAACCTCTGCCTGCTCGCGACGCCCGACAACGTGCTGCTGTTAGGCCTGCGGCAGCCGCAGGACATGCCGTTCATGGGCAAGCGGCTCGGCGAGGTGGCGCGCGCGTTAGGCAAGGACTGGCCGGACGCGGTGATGGACCTGCTCATCGCCGAGCGGCAGCGCATCGGCACCGTGTACTTCCTCATGAGTGAGGAGAACGTGCGGCTGCAGCTCCAGCAGCCGTGGATGAAGTTCGGCACCGACGCCGCCGGCCAGGATCCCGACAGCTCGAAGGGCACGCTCACGCATCCGCGCGCGTACGGCAACTTCCCGAAGATCATGGGCCAGTACGTGCGCGACGAGCACGTGATCCCGCTGGAGGACGCGGTGCGCAAGGCGACGTCCGCAGTCGCGACGCGTCTGTCGCTCGAGCAGCGCGGGATCGTGCGGGAGGGCTTCTACGCGGACCTCGTCGTGTTCGATCCCGCGCGCATCGCCGAACACGCGACGTACGAGAACCCGCACCAGCTCTCGACCGGCGTGCCGTGGGTGCTGGTGAACGGCGTGCCGGTGGTGGCGGACGGTCGGGCGACCGGCGCGAAGCCGGGGCGCGTGCTGCGCGGCCGCGGGTGGCGCGAGGGACACTGA
- a CDS encoding serine/threonine-protein kinase: MTLPHPPADQLELQAALAGEYSIQRELGRGGMGIVYLARDVQLDRDVAIKVLPTHLARTGESRDRFLREARTAAGLSHPHIVPIHRVGEAGGFVFFVMSYVEGETLGERLRTRGPLPPAEAARVLREVAWALAYAHGRGIVHRDIKPDNILLEAGTGRALVTDFGIAYGGAHAGPTTDPGKIMGTAHFMSPEQTGSEAIDGRSDLYSLGVVGYLAVSGRLPFEAPSLPALILRQATETPTSVMRVAPGLPPALGAAIDRCLARDPAGRFPDGEALAAALAPAPDARPALPPTLRAWLAARNPLLVPYMGWSAGFTVLTLGNVYANATGNPGSSWRDVVLLAAIASAPLFPIVGFHLNQARRQFRAGHSLADLRSAMAVERRERAETEALARGDEESLAHRLLRIGTVAAATWLGVTFVLVVDGTLHENRTPIAWFLTPLLLTMLLGALSNALDVQFIPRKLREWWQTGIRERLWNSRAGEWLARRLGAPERSREVGVGAFRATEVALGVAAGELFAALPQPFREQLPELPATVAALEARAAEARAELDVVAALAPSGSADAELLAGRRGKAAERLADSVAALERIRLDLLRLHAGADDLAPLTTLMDAARARSTRTWADSPRRSARWTRCSADGPSAPGGSRRRRDADVTPFERR; the protein is encoded by the coding sequence ATGACGCTCCCCCACCCCCCGGCCGACCAGCTCGAGCTCCAGGCCGCGCTCGCCGGCGAGTACTCCATCCAGCGCGAGCTCGGTCGCGGCGGGATGGGCATCGTGTACCTCGCGCGCGACGTGCAGCTCGACCGCGACGTCGCCATCAAGGTGCTGCCGACGCACCTCGCGCGTACCGGGGAGTCGCGCGACCGGTTCCTGCGGGAGGCGCGCACGGCGGCCGGGCTGTCGCACCCGCACATCGTCCCGATCCACCGCGTGGGCGAGGCGGGGGGCTTCGTCTTCTTCGTGATGAGCTACGTGGAGGGCGAGACGCTCGGCGAGCGGCTGCGCACGCGCGGCCCGCTGCCGCCGGCCGAGGCGGCGCGCGTGCTGCGAGAGGTGGCGTGGGCGCTCGCCTACGCGCACGGCCGCGGCATCGTCCACCGCGACATCAAGCCGGACAACATCCTGCTGGAGGCCGGGACCGGCCGAGCGCTGGTGACCGACTTCGGCATCGCGTACGGCGGCGCGCATGCGGGCCCCACGACCGACCCCGGGAAGATCATGGGGACGGCGCACTTCATGAGCCCCGAGCAGACGGGGAGCGAGGCGATCGACGGCCGCAGCGACCTGTACTCGCTCGGCGTGGTCGGCTATCTCGCCGTGAGCGGCCGGCTGCCGTTCGAGGCGCCGAGCCTTCCCGCGCTGATCCTGCGGCAGGCGACCGAGACGCCGACGAGCGTCATGCGGGTCGCGCCGGGCCTCCCGCCCGCGCTCGGCGCCGCGATCGACCGGTGCCTCGCGCGCGACCCGGCCGGCCGCTTCCCCGATGGCGAGGCCCTCGCCGCGGCGCTCGCCCCGGCGCCCGACGCGCGCCCCGCCCTGCCGCCCACGCTGCGCGCGTGGCTCGCCGCGCGGAACCCGCTGCTCGTGCCGTACATGGGCTGGTCGGCCGGGTTCACCGTGCTCACGCTGGGCAACGTGTACGCGAACGCGACGGGCAATCCGGGCTCGAGCTGGCGCGACGTCGTGCTCCTGGCCGCGATCGCGTCGGCGCCGCTCTTCCCGATCGTCGGGTTCCACCTCAACCAGGCGCGCCGGCAGTTCCGCGCCGGACACTCGCTCGCCGACCTGCGCTCGGCGATGGCGGTCGAGCGACGCGAGCGGGCCGAGACCGAGGCGCTCGCGCGCGGCGACGAGGAGTCCCTGGCGCACCGGCTGCTGCGAATCGGCACGGTGGCCGCGGCGACCTGGCTCGGCGTGACGTTCGTGCTCGTCGTGGACGGGACGCTCCACGAGAACCGGACGCCGATCGCGTGGTTCCTCACGCCGCTCCTGCTCACCATGCTGCTCGGGGCGCTGAGCAACGCGCTCGACGTGCAGTTCATTCCGAGGAAGCTCCGCGAGTGGTGGCAGACGGGGATCCGCGAGCGGCTCTGGAACAGCCGCGCGGGCGAGTGGCTCGCGCGCCGGCTCGGCGCGCCGGAGCGGTCGCGCGAGGTCGGCGTGGGCGCGTTCCGCGCGACGGAGGTGGCGCTCGGCGTGGCGGCGGGCGAGCTGTTCGCGGCGCTGCCGCAGCCGTTCCGCGAGCAGCTTCCGGAGCTGCCGGCGACCGTCGCCGCGCTCGAGGCGCGCGCCGCCGAAGCACGCGCGGAGCTGGACGTGGTGGCCGCACTCGCCCCGTCGGGCTCCGCCGACGCCGAGCTGCTCGCCGGGCGACGCGGCAAGGCCGCGGAGCGCCTCGCCGACAGCGTCGCCGCGCTGGAGCGGATCCGGCTCGACCTGCTCCGCCTGCACGCCGGCGCCGACGATCTCGCGCCGCTCACGACGCTCATGGACGCCGCGCGCGCGCGCTCGACGAGGACATGGGCCGACTCGCCGAGGCGCAGCGCGAGGTGGACGAGGTGCTCGGCCGACGGCCCCTCGGCCCCGGGCGGATCGCGACGCCGACGTGACGCCGACGTGACGCCGTTCGAGCGGCGTTAG
- a CDS encoding Ig-like domain-containing protein: protein MKERTALRRAAVALSVHAALSLTACGGGAGDAPAAPSAPVTPTPPAQPTALALRVPVDTVRPGAVVRIVIPGGGAPNGASGTLGSAAFQAARVDDSTLVGLVPDLAPAVHTLRLTLGARAGEASVTVLQAPTIADPVAAVSAQLDAMTTRFAASTPPDGFSAAEWSRLRAVADSVGRDLRARMASATPAERLAVARLFASAGASSGSTSFAALKAGPVLTAACARQIASAAAPVQAVYVGLGAMVGGAAFGLTPAGAALFGVAGAAVYLQFMPDAVANVARLPEACYVGERIEAKPLATDVLESGRVVAVDVLEWARSMSGAEARQGAAATVTDGIDRVYAAVAALPSSVAGAITKLPLRLSTLPVTAAAARALDPQRVRLVSVSPSTVSATVSAASGGLTFTATTGATTDTRFTATLAHTDDPTLQTTVTGTVRPTPPIVVKLNLESATITGLQNTLKLTATVTGTTDTGVNWSSSDVSIATVASDGTVLGKASGTVTVRATSVADPSRSATARITVTSGIGITLSPTSATVVAGTTRRFTATLTGTNSTGVVWSSSNPAVATVTAAGDVTGLAIGTTTITATAAYDLSVSATASVLVSSAGVSVSIAPSSVTLQVGQTQALTAAVTGATVTSVIWTTSNAAVASVDGLTGVVTARANGTATITARSIYDVTKTGTATITVGSTGGGTTPPPSGGTSTSDAQCDATWKPVLTGVKEWSEASTTSDVKRFGWSFTAQGFVTATVYYADGDVSPRSYPYRLVSQATSPTGCAIDVGGGEAVFAIRGYTNGALQMQASGQAVRTLTR from the coding sequence ATGAAAGAACGCACTGCCCTCCGCCGCGCCGCGGTCGCCCTGTCGGTCCACGCCGCGCTCTCGCTGACTGCCTGCGGTGGCGGGGCGGGCGATGCGCCGGCAGCCCCGTCGGCCCCGGTGACGCCGACGCCTCCGGCGCAGCCGACCGCCCTCGCGCTGCGCGTGCCGGTGGACACGGTGCGCCCGGGCGCCGTCGTGCGCATCGTGATCCCGGGCGGCGGCGCGCCGAACGGAGCGAGCGGCACGCTCGGCTCGGCCGCCTTCCAGGCGGCGCGCGTGGACGACAGCACGCTCGTCGGGCTGGTCCCCGACCTCGCGCCGGCAGTCCACACGCTGCGCCTGACGCTCGGCGCGCGCGCCGGCGAGGCGAGCGTCACCGTGCTGCAGGCGCCGACGATCGCCGATCCCGTCGCCGCGGTGAGCGCGCAGCTCGACGCGATGACCACGAGGTTCGCCGCGAGCACGCCGCCTGACGGCTTCAGCGCCGCGGAGTGGTCGCGCCTGCGCGCCGTCGCCGACAGCGTCGGGCGCGACCTGCGCGCGCGCATGGCGTCGGCGACGCCCGCCGAGCGTCTCGCCGTGGCGCGTCTGTTCGCGTCGGCGGGCGCATCGTCCGGCTCGACGTCGTTCGCGGCGCTGAAGGCCGGGCCGGTGCTCACCGCGGCCTGCGCGCGACAGATCGCCAGCGCGGCCGCGCCCGTGCAGGCGGTGTACGTCGGCCTCGGCGCGATGGTCGGCGGCGCGGCGTTCGGGCTCACGCCCGCGGGTGCCGCGCTGTTCGGCGTCGCGGGCGCAGCGGTCTACCTGCAGTTCATGCCCGACGCCGTCGCCAACGTCGCGCGGCTCCCGGAGGCGTGCTACGTGGGCGAGCGCATCGAGGCGAAGCCGCTCGCGACGGACGTCCTGGAGAGCGGGCGAGTGGTGGCCGTCGACGTGCTCGAGTGGGCGCGCAGCATGAGTGGCGCCGAGGCGCGACAGGGCGCGGCCGCGACCGTGACCGACGGCATCGACCGCGTCTACGCCGCCGTCGCGGCGCTTCCGTCGTCGGTCGCCGGCGCGATCACGAAGCTCCCGCTTCGCCTCTCCACGCTGCCGGTGACGGCCGCCGCGGCGCGGGCCCTCGACCCGCAGCGCGTGCGGCTCGTGAGCGTGTCGCCGTCGACCGTGAGCGCGACGGTGAGCGCGGCGAGCGGCGGGCTGACGTTCACGGCGACGACGGGGGCCACGACCGACACCCGCTTCACGGCGACGCTCGCGCACACCGACGACCCGACGCTGCAGACGACTGTCACGGGCACCGTGCGGCCGACGCCGCCGATCGTCGTGAAGCTGAACCTCGAGTCGGCGACGATCACCGGGCTGCAGAACACGCTGAAGCTGACCGCGACGGTGACCGGCACGACCGATACGGGCGTGAACTGGTCGTCGAGCGACGTGAGCATCGCGACCGTCGCGTCGGACGGCACGGTGCTCGGCAAGGCTTCCGGCACGGTGACCGTGCGCGCGACGTCGGTGGCCGACCCGAGCCGGTCCGCGACGGCGCGCATCACGGTCACGTCGGGGATCGGCATCACGCTCTCGCCCACGTCGGCGACCGTCGTCGCGGGCACGACGAGGCGGTTCACCGCGACGCTCACCGGCACGAACTCCACCGGCGTCGTGTGGAGCTCGTCGAACCCCGCCGTCGCGACGGTGACCGCGGCGGGTGACGTCACCGGGCTCGCCATCGGCACGACGACGATCACCGCGACGGCGGCCTACGACCTCTCGGTCTCCGCGACCGCCAGCGTCCTCGTGTCGTCCGCGGGCGTGTCCGTGAGCATCGCGCCGTCGAGCGTGACGCTGCAGGTCGGGCAGACGCAGGCCCTCACCGCGGCCGTCACCGGCGCCACCGTCACGTCGGTCATCTGGACGACGAGCAATGCGGCGGTCGCGTCGGTGGACGGCCTGACGGGCGTCGTGACGGCGCGCGCGAACGGCACGGCGACGATCACCGCGCGCTCGATCTACGACGTCACGAAGACCGGCACGGCGACCATCACCGTCGGAAGCACCGGTGGCGGGACGACGCCACCGCCGTCGGGCGGCACGTCGACGTCGGACGCGCAGTGCGACGCCACGTGGAAGCCCGTCCTGACCGGCGTGAAGGAGTGGAGCGAAGCCTCCACCACCAGCGACGTGAAGCGCTTCGGGTGGTCGTTCACCGCGCAGGGGTTCGTGACCGCGACGGTCTACTACGCCGACGGCGACGTGAGCCCGCGGTCGTACCCGTACCGCCTCGTCTCCCAGGCGACGTCGCCCACAGGCTGCGCGATCGACGTGGGCGGCGGCGAGGCGGTGTTCGCGATCCGCGGCTACACGAACGGCGCGCTGCAGATGCAGGCGAGCGGGCAGGCGGTGCGAACGCTGACGCGGTGA
- a CDS encoding HYR domain-containing protein produces the protein MPTTSLPPSRGIRAVALSLLLAAGCHDPTSAPGRLDRPAGRPSTMLTPNPTSVTVAGSFQSELGCAGDWDPACAVTHLTYDAGDDVWQGTWTLPAGSWEYKAALNGAWDENYGLHAQLGGANIPLAVATARSVKFYYDHKSHWITDDVGSVIVSAPGSFQHTLGCAGDWDPGCLRSWLQDPDGDGTYDFSTSAIPAGSYETKAAIGEAWDENYGQGGVRDGANIPFTVHANGDLVTFRYVSSTHVLTVTSGPTDHVAPTIDIALTTPTVAPNVVNATGPSGAVVTYTAVAHDDQPGVGTPSCTPASGTTFAIGVTTIACTVTDAAGNGGSQQRAVTVIGATTQLANLQAAVGALGLDGGLTTALAAKLASTSCGSLKAFANQVRAQRGKAIAAATADRLLAEAARIEAVLGC, from the coding sequence GTGCCCACCACGAGCCTTCCGCCCTCGCGCGGCATTCGCGCGGTCGCCCTGTCGCTGCTGCTCGCGGCCGGTTGTCACGATCCGACGAGCGCACCCGGACGCCTCGACCGACCCGCAGGGCGGCCGAGCACGATGCTGACACCAAACCCGACGTCGGTCACCGTAGCCGGCTCCTTCCAGTCGGAGCTCGGATGCGCCGGCGACTGGGATCCGGCCTGCGCCGTCACGCACCTCACGTACGACGCGGGGGACGACGTCTGGCAGGGCACGTGGACGCTGCCGGCCGGATCGTGGGAGTACAAGGCGGCGCTCAACGGCGCCTGGGACGAGAACTACGGACTCCACGCGCAGCTGGGCGGCGCGAACATCCCGCTCGCCGTCGCCACGGCGCGCTCGGTGAAGTTCTACTACGACCACAAGTCGCACTGGATCACCGACGACGTCGGCTCCGTGATCGTCAGCGCCCCGGGCAGCTTCCAGCACACGCTCGGCTGCGCGGGCGATTGGGATCCCGGGTGTCTGCGCTCGTGGCTGCAGGACCCCGACGGCGACGGAACGTACGACTTCTCGACGAGCGCGATACCGGCGGGGAGCTACGAGACCAAGGCCGCCATCGGCGAGGCGTGGGACGAGAACTACGGCCAGGGCGGCGTGCGTGACGGCGCGAACATCCCGTTCACCGTGCACGCGAACGGCGACCTCGTGACGTTCCGCTACGTCTCGAGCACGCACGTGCTGACCGTCACGAGCGGGCCCACGGACCACGTCGCGCCGACGATCGACATCGCGCTCACCACGCCGACGGTGGCGCCTAACGTGGTGAACGCCACGGGACCGTCGGGCGCGGTGGTGACGTACACCGCGGTGGCCCACGACGACCAGCCCGGCGTCGGCACGCCGAGCTGCACTCCCGCGTCGGGCACCACGTTCGCGATCGGCGTGACGACGATCGCCTGCACGGTCACGGACGCGGCGGGCAACGGTGGCTCACAGCAGCGCGCCGTCACGGTGATCGGCGCGACGACGCAGCTCGCCAACCTGCAGGCCGCGGTGGGCGCGCTCGGCCTCGACGGCGGGTTGACCACCGCCCTCGCCGCGAAGCTCGCATCGACGTCGTGCGGCAGTCTCAAAGCGTTCGCGAACCAGGTGCGCGCACAGCGAGGGAAAGCGATCGCCGCCGCCACTGCCGACCGCCTTCTCGCCGAGGCCGCACGCATCGAAGCGGTCCTCGGCTGCTGA
- a CDS encoding PadR family transcriptional regulator, with protein sequence MTIRPQSDALRGSLDLLVLKTLSLEPMHGWGISQRVQQISDGVLEVNQGSLYPALQRLEKEGLITSEWGTTDNNRRARYYRLTAAGRGALGAELDNWRRFAAGLEAVLRTT encoded by the coding sequence GTGACCATCCGCCCACAGAGCGACGCCCTCCGCGGCTCGCTCGACCTGCTCGTCCTGAAGACGCTCTCGCTCGAGCCGATGCACGGCTGGGGGATCAGCCAGCGCGTGCAGCAGATCTCCGACGGCGTGCTCGAGGTCAACCAGGGCTCCCTCTACCCCGCGCTCCAGCGGCTCGAGAAGGAGGGGCTGATCACGAGCGAGTGGGGCACGACCGACAACAACCGGCGGGCGCGCTACTACCGCCTGACCGCCGCCGGACGCGGCGCGCTCGGCGCGGAGCTCGACAACTGGCGCCGCTTCGCCGCCGGTCTCGAAGCCGTCCTCCGCACGACCTGA
- a CDS encoding ABC transporter permease has product MRLTHAARTRLRLLFARRDAESRMNEEFRFHLEMEADRLVRDEGLEPQEARRRARLAFGYMERHKEEMRDGRGLRWLGGLSLDLKLGFRMLVKYPGLTVVGGLAMAFAIWVGAVVFQVVMLFVDPTLPLPGGDRVVYLRNWDVQANEKEPRALHDFVVWRQAMRSVTDFGAWQDVVRNLKGRDGEARPVQVAAITASGFRVAATRPLLGRVLVPADEHIGAPPVVVLGHAVWRARFAADSTIVGQSVQLGDVYATVVGVMPPDFRFPIAHDAWTPFRPAARDDAPRRGPAITIFGRLAPGATLDDAKAELAVLGQRAARDLPATHEHLQPQVMPYAQMIGGAPSAAEEGAVVALTQIFALMLLVLVCGNVALLLFARAATRESEIIVRSALGASRRRIVLQLFAEALVLGGVAAGVGLAAAQITLRQWALPFLKMNYDQLPFWFDPRVTPATVLYAGVLTVLGAAIAGGLPGLKVTRGIGSRLRAGTTGGGGLQFGGVWTAVIVAQVAVTVAFPGLVLVEGREQQRIRSYDAGFAADEYLTVKLDREATPGVDAAGDAAAAAAYRARLGMLVETLRQRVAAEPGVVGVTFVDQLPRTNYDYYRIGLDDSASAPAGAAAARQPRRYTKVAFVDPSYFDVLRAPILAGRGFQAADLAPGARVAIVDQGFVDQALQGRNPIGRRVRVAENGIQPDGPGADSLPWLQIVGVVKNLGMIGAAETTREIGLYRPATPGSGFPPQMMIHTQGEPMALVPRVRAIAGALDPTLRLSQIQRADQVADDLLWMLGMWLRTTLAMTAVALLLSLAGIYAVLSFTVARRTREIGVRVALGAPQRTVLAAIFRRPLTQVGLGIAAGATLVALGALGLARTYQFQDWPKGLSLGQIALLVVYAAFMLGVCLLACVVPTRRALRVEPIVAMRVD; this is encoded by the coding sequence ATGAGACTGACCCACGCCGCGCGCACGCGCCTGCGTCTCCTGTTCGCCCGGCGCGACGCGGAGTCGCGCATGAACGAGGAGTTCCGCTTCCACCTCGAGATGGAGGCCGACCGGCTCGTGCGCGACGAGGGGCTCGAGCCGCAGGAAGCGCGGCGCCGGGCACGGCTCGCGTTCGGGTACATGGAGCGGCACAAGGAAGAGATGCGCGACGGCCGCGGCCTCAGGTGGCTCGGCGGCCTGTCGCTCGACCTGAAGCTCGGGTTCCGGATGCTCGTGAAGTACCCCGGGCTGACGGTCGTCGGCGGGCTCGCGATGGCGTTCGCGATCTGGGTCGGCGCCGTCGTCTTCCAGGTCGTGATGCTGTTCGTCGATCCCACGCTGCCGCTGCCGGGGGGCGACCGCGTCGTGTACCTGCGGAACTGGGACGTGCAGGCGAACGAGAAGGAGCCGCGCGCGCTGCACGACTTCGTCGTCTGGCGCCAGGCGATGCGGTCGGTGACCGACTTCGGGGCCTGGCAGGACGTCGTGCGCAACCTCAAGGGGCGTGACGGCGAGGCCCGCCCGGTGCAGGTCGCGGCGATCACTGCGTCGGGGTTCCGCGTCGCCGCGACGCGGCCGCTGCTGGGGCGCGTCCTCGTGCCGGCGGACGAGCACATCGGCGCGCCGCCGGTGGTGGTCCTCGGCCACGCCGTGTGGCGGGCGCGCTTCGCGGCCGACTCCACGATCGTCGGGCAGAGCGTCCAGCTCGGGGACGTGTACGCCACCGTGGTGGGTGTGATGCCGCCCGACTTCAGGTTCCCAATCGCGCACGACGCGTGGACGCCGTTCCGCCCGGCCGCGCGCGACGACGCGCCGCGACGCGGCCCCGCGATCACCATCTTCGGGCGACTCGCCCCCGGCGCGACGCTCGACGACGCGAAGGCCGAGCTGGCCGTGCTCGGGCAGCGCGCGGCCAGGGACCTGCCGGCCACGCACGAGCACCTGCAGCCTCAGGTGATGCCGTACGCGCAGATGATCGGCGGGGCGCCGTCGGCGGCGGAGGAGGGCGCGGTCGTCGCGCTGACCCAGATCTTCGCGTTGATGCTCCTCGTGCTCGTCTGCGGCAACGTCGCGCTGCTGCTGTTCGCGCGGGCGGCGACCCGCGAGAGCGAGATCATCGTTCGGAGCGCCCTCGGCGCGAGCCGCCGCCGGATCGTGCTGCAGCTGTTCGCCGAGGCGCTCGTGCTCGGTGGGGTGGCGGCCGGCGTCGGGCTCGCGGCCGCCCAGATCACGCTGCGGCAATGGGCGCTGCCGTTCCTGAAGATGAACTACGATCAGCTCCCGTTCTGGTTCGACCCGCGTGTCACACCCGCCACCGTGCTCTACGCTGGCGTGCTCACCGTCCTCGGCGCCGCGATCGCGGGCGGGCTCCCCGGGCTCAAGGTCACACGCGGCATCGGCTCGCGCCTGCGAGCCGGCACGACCGGCGGCGGCGGCCTACAGTTCGGCGGTGTCTGGACGGCGGTGATCGTCGCGCAGGTCGCGGTGACCGTCGCCTTCCCGGGGCTCGTCCTGGTGGAGGGGCGGGAGCAACAGCGGATCCGCTCGTACGACGCCGGGTTCGCGGCCGACGAGTACCTGACCGTGAAGCTCGACCGGGAGGCGACGCCCGGGGTGGACGCGGCGGGCGACGCGGCGGCCGCCGCTGCCTACCGCGCGCGACTCGGGATGCTGGTCGAGACGCTGCGTCAGCGCGTCGCGGCCGAGCCGGGGGTTGTCGGCGTCACGTTCGTGGACCAGCTCCCGCGCACGAACTACGACTACTACCGCATCGGCCTGGACGACTCGGCGTCCGCCCCGGCGGGTGCAGCCGCAGCACGGCAGCCGCGGCGCTATACGAAGGTCGCGTTCGTGGATCCGTCGTACTTCGACGTGCTGCGGGCGCCGATCCTCGCGGGCCGGGGCTTCCAGGCGGCCGACCTCGCCCCCGGCGCGAGGGTGGCGATCGTGGACCAGGGCTTCGTGGACCAGGCGCTCCAGGGGCGCAACCCGATCGGTCGGCGGGTGCGGGTCGCCGAGAACGGCATCCAGCCCGATGGCCCGGGCGCCGACTCGCTCCCCTGGCTCCAGATCGTGGGCGTCGTGAAGAACCTCGGCATGATCGGCGCGGCGGAGACCACCCGCGAGATCGGGCTCTACCGGCCGGCCACGCCGGGGAGCGGCTTCCCGCCGCAGATGATGATCCACACGCAGGGCGAACCCATGGCACTCGTGCCGCGCGTCCGCGCGATCGCCGGCGCGCTGGATCCGACGCTGCGGCTCTCGCAGATCCAGCGCGCGGACCAGGTCGCCGACGACCTGCTGTGGATGCTCGGGATGTGGCTGCGCACGACGCTCGCCATGACGGCCGTCGCCCTGTTGCTGTCGCTCGCGGGCATCTACGCGGTGCTGTCGTTCACCGTCGCCCGACGCACGCGCGAGATCGGCGTGCGCGTCGCGCTCGGCGCGCCCCAGCGCACCGTCCTCGCAGCGATCTTCCGGCGGCCGCTCACGCAGGTCGGCCTCGGCATCGCCGCCGGTGCCACCCTCGTCGCGCTCGGGGCACTGGGGCTGGCTCGCACCTACCAGTTCCAGGACTGGCCGAAGGGACTCTCGTTAGGCCAGATCGCGCTGCTCGTCGTCTACGCGGCGTTCATGCTGGGGGTGTGCCTGCTCGCCTGCGTCGTTCCCACGCGGCGCGCGCTGCGGGTCGAGCCGATCGTGGCGATGCGGGTCGACTAG